A window of Hymenobacter aerilatus contains these coding sequences:
- a CDS encoding PIG-L family deacetylase: protein MLLSRLCAALLAVLLASSVAPSAKAQAPKTWSSSEILLGLKKLNVLGSAMYIAAHPDDENTRFLAYLANGRLLETSYLSCTRGDGGQDLIGPEIREQLGLIRTQELLAARRIDGAHQFFTRANDFGFSKTWQETFTIWDKEQVLADMVWVIRQRRPDVLFTRFPPDPRAGHGHHQASAILAAEAFDAAGDPKRFPEQLKHVKPWQPKRLLWNTGSFFVKPGEDMSGYLKVDAGGYNALLGRSYGEIAAESRSQHRSQGFGSAAQRGEALEYLQPVKGDKAKTNPFEGIDQTWNRVPGGASVGKLVEKVIKEYDAANPAASVVGLIDVYNAMLHLQVDERARSAKGANTGVSLDEKLILVKELIKACSGIYMEAVTSTPTIGAGTDAIVEYSIVNRSKLPLKLLKVRTRAPHLINTMLLDCSVTDAKQETILSENKQVTGKLTLPGYSDFLLAQPYWLREPASIGMYRITGIKGVDSEFQELALRGEPENPPMATASFDLSLDGKVPLFFSVPVQYKHTDPVLGERYQPLAVVPPVAVNIAGKAYVFADNQPKTVPVTLVAGKDNVRGNLALQVPAGWQCEPASVPFELKAKGTEQLVQFQVKSTSSTNSEGQLRATATVDGQAYSRGLQTIEYPHIPTQTLFPEAIAPLVRVDLVKKGNNIGYIMGAGDEVPDALRQIGYTVSLLKADEVTPEALRHFDAVLLGVRAYNTVERLRVAQPVLLDYVKNGGNLIVQYVVSRGVLLPEIGPYPLTLSTDRVTVENAPVKFLNPKAPILNTPNKITTKDFEGWVQEQGLYYPSKWDSHYQTVISSHDPGETDKESAILVADYGKGHYIYTGLSLFRELPAGVPGAYRILANMISLGK from the coding sequence ATGCTTCTATCCCGATTGTGCGCCGCGCTGCTGGCCGTATTGCTTGCCTCTAGTGTAGCACCTAGCGCGAAAGCCCAAGCCCCTAAAACCTGGTCTTCCTCGGAAATTCTGCTGGGTCTGAAAAAACTGAATGTCCTCGGCTCAGCTATGTACATCGCCGCCCACCCCGACGATGAAAACACGCGCTTCCTGGCCTACCTCGCCAATGGCCGCCTGCTGGAAACCAGCTACCTCAGCTGCACCCGCGGCGACGGCGGCCAGGACCTCATTGGCCCCGAAATCCGGGAGCAGCTAGGCCTGATCCGCACGCAGGAGCTGCTGGCCGCCCGCCGCATCGACGGGGCGCACCAGTTCTTCACCCGCGCCAACGACTTCGGCTTTTCTAAAACTTGGCAGGAAACCTTCACCATCTGGGACAAGGAGCAAGTGCTGGCCGATATGGTATGGGTGATTCGGCAGCGTCGGCCCGATGTACTGTTCACGCGCTTCCCACCCGACCCGCGCGCCGGCCACGGTCACCACCAGGCCAGCGCTATCCTGGCCGCCGAAGCCTTCGACGCGGCCGGCGACCCCAAGCGCTTCCCCGAGCAGCTGAAACACGTAAAGCCCTGGCAGCCCAAGCGCCTGCTCTGGAACACCGGCAGTTTCTTTGTGAAGCCCGGCGAGGATATGAGCGGCTACCTAAAAGTAGATGCCGGTGGCTACAACGCTCTGCTGGGTAGAAGCTATGGCGAAATTGCCGCCGAAAGCCGTTCTCAGCACCGCAGCCAAGGCTTCGGCTCAGCCGCTCAGCGTGGCGAAGCGCTAGAGTACCTGCAACCCGTGAAGGGCGACAAAGCCAAAACCAATCCTTTCGAAGGCATCGACCAGACCTGGAACCGCGTGCCCGGCGGCGCGTCGGTAGGGAAGCTGGTAGAGAAGGTGATTAAGGAGTATGATGCGGCGAATCCGGCGGCTAGTGTGGTGGGGTTGATAGATGTGTATAATGCAATGCTTCACCTGCAAGTAGATGAGCGCGCTCGTTCTGCCAAAGGGGCAAATACAGGAGTTTCACTGGATGAGAAACTGATCCTAGTTAAAGAACTGATTAAAGCTTGTTCAGGTATTTACATGGAAGCTGTAACAAGTACACCAACGATAGGAGCAGGTACAGACGCTATTGTGGAATATTCTATTGTGAACCGTTCCAAGCTACCTTTAAAGCTTCTAAAAGTTAGGACGAGAGCTCCTCATCTGATCAATACTATGCTGCTTGATTGCTCAGTTACCGATGCAAAACAGGAAACTATACTGAGTGAAAATAAACAAGTGACTGGCAAATTGACGTTGCCTGGATATAGTGATTTTTTACTCGCACAACCTTATTGGCTTCGGGAACCGGCATCCATTGGGATGTATAGAATAACGGGTATCAAAGGTGTTGATAGTGAGTTTCAAGAATTGGCATTGCGGGGAGAGCCAGAGAATCCACCTATGGCTACTGCCTCTTTTGATTTATCCTTAGATGGGAAGGTTCCGCTCTTCTTTTCCGTCCCCGTCCAATACAAGCACACCGACCCCGTACTTGGTGAGCGGTACCAGCCGCTGGCCGTGGTGCCACCCGTGGCGGTAAACATTGCCGGCAAGGCCTACGTCTTCGCTGATAATCAGCCCAAAACGGTGCCTGTAACACTTGTTGCCGGCAAAGACAACGTGCGCGGCAACCTCGCGTTGCAAGTACCTGCCGGCTGGCAATGCGAGCCAGCCAGCGTGCCTTTTGAGCTGAAAGCGAAAGGCACCGAGCAGTTGGTACAGTTTCAGGTGAAGTCTACCAGCAGCACGAACAGCGAAGGCCAGCTTCGCGCTACGGCTACCGTAGACGGTCAGGCCTACTCCCGCGGCTTGCAGACCATTGAATACCCGCATATCCCCACCCAAACGCTGTTCCCCGAAGCCATAGCTCCGCTGGTGCGCGTCGACCTGGTGAAGAAAGGCAACAACATCGGCTACATCATGGGCGCCGGCGACGAGGTGCCCGACGCCCTGCGGCAAATTGGCTATACCGTGTCGTTGCTGAAGGCCGATGAGGTAACGCCCGAAGCCCTGCGCCATTTCGATGCGGTGCTACTGGGAGTGCGCGCCTACAATACCGTGGAACGACTACGCGTGGCCCAGCCCGTGCTGCTCGACTACGTGAAAAATGGCGGCAACCTCATCGTGCAATACGTGGTGAGCCGCGGCGTGCTGCTACCCGAAATCGGTCCCTACCCCCTCACGCTCTCCACCGACCGTGTGACGGTAGAAAACGCCCCCGTCAAATTCCTCAATCCCAAAGCGCCCATCCTCAACACGCCCAACAAAATCACCACCAAGGATTTTGAAGGCTGGGTGCAGGAGCAGGGCCTCTACTACCCCTCGAAATGGGATAGTCACTACCAAACCGTTATCAGCAGCCACGACCCTGGCGAAACAGATAAGGAAAGCGCTATTCTGGTAGCCGACTATGGCAAGGGCCACTACATTTACACTGGCCTGTCGCTGTTCCGCGAGCTGCCCGCCGGCGTACCCGGCGCCTACCGCATTCTGGCCAATATGATTTCGTTGGGCAAGTAG
- a CDS encoding sodium:solute symporter family transporter, which translates to MSLLDWLVLGGTLLFIVGYGTWRTRTAGRTLDGYLLGGRQASWWAIGLSIIATQASAITFLSTPGQAYADGMRFIQFYFGLPVAMVLIAIFAVPIFHRLQVFTAYEYLEGRFDRRTRTLAAVLFLVQRGLSNGLSLYAPALVLSALLGWDISLTVWLIGGLMILYTVTGGSRAVAVTQQFQVGVIFTGMVVAGYLLVHYLPAGVGFTEAMQLAGHQGKLNLVDFHFDPADRYNFWSGMTGGLFLALSYFGTDQSQVQRYLAGRSQRESRLGLLMNGLVKVPMQFGILLIGVLLFVFYQFNPAPLTFNRPVLDEAARNPAYAPALRQLQTDQAQLATARAVATRQLARAYATHNPEQIAAAETHRQAVDAAAQGLRSRTQALLKEAAPEAKAQEADFVFITFVLHYLPRGLVGLLLAVVLSAAMGSAAGGLNALASTTVVDLYRPAYPHADEAGCVRVSRWATVGWGVLGIGFALFAARLENLIQAVNILGSLFYGAMLGLFMVAFFLPKIQAKAAFWATVVGQAAVLALFNTTDIGYLWFNMIGCGLVIGLAVVIQRVASPPSSHSRIEGEPDASR; encoded by the coding sequence TTGAGTCTACTCGATTGGTTGGTACTAGGCGGCACCTTGCTGTTTATTGTGGGCTACGGCACCTGGCGCACGCGCACGGCTGGCCGTACCCTCGATGGCTATTTGCTGGGCGGACGACAGGCTAGTTGGTGGGCCATCGGGCTGAGTATTATTGCCACGCAAGCCTCCGCCATTACGTTTCTGAGTACGCCTGGCCAGGCCTACGCCGATGGCATGCGGTTTATTCAGTTCTATTTTGGGCTACCAGTAGCCATGGTGCTCATCGCCATTTTTGCGGTGCCCATCTTCCACCGGTTGCAAGTGTTCACGGCCTACGAGTATCTGGAAGGTCGTTTCGACAGGCGCACGCGCACCTTGGCGGCGGTGCTGTTCCTAGTGCAGCGCGGCCTCAGCAACGGCCTTTCGCTCTACGCGCCTGCGCTGGTGCTGTCGGCGCTGCTGGGGTGGGATATTTCCCTGACCGTCTGGCTGATTGGTGGACTGATGATTCTGTATACGGTGACGGGCGGCAGCCGGGCGGTGGCCGTCACGCAGCAGTTCCAGGTGGGCGTTATCTTCACGGGCATGGTGGTGGCGGGGTACCTGCTGGTGCACTACCTGCCAGCGGGGGTAGGGTTTACGGAAGCCATGCAGCTAGCCGGCCATCAGGGCAAACTGAACCTAGTTGATTTCCATTTCGACCCCGCCGACCGCTACAACTTCTGGTCGGGCATGACGGGCGGTTTGTTTCTGGCTTTGTCCTACTTCGGCACCGACCAAAGCCAGGTGCAGCGCTACCTAGCCGGCCGCAGCCAGCGCGAAAGTCGACTTGGCCTGCTCATGAACGGCCTTGTGAAGGTGCCTATGCAGTTTGGCATTCTGTTGATTGGCGTGCTGCTGTTCGTGTTTTACCAGTTTAATCCAGCGCCGCTCACCTTCAACCGTCCCGTGCTGGACGAGGCCGCCCGCAACCCTGCCTACGCGCCCGCCTTGCGCCAGCTCCAAACCGATCAAGCTCAACTAGCTACGGCTCGGGCGGTGGCTACCCGGCAGCTTGCGCGCGCCTACGCTACCCACAACCCCGAGCAGATAGCCGCCGCCGAAACGCACCGTCAGGCCGTAGATGCCGCCGCGCAGGGGCTCCGTAGCCGTACCCAAGCACTCCTAAAAGAAGCAGCGCCCGAGGCTAAAGCACAGGAAGCCGATTTTGTATTCATCACCTTCGTGCTGCACTACCTGCCACGCGGGCTAGTAGGCTTGTTACTGGCGGTGGTGCTGTCGGCGGCTATGGGTTCAGCGGCTGGCGGCCTCAACGCGCTGGCGTCTACCACCGTGGTAGACCTCTACCGCCCCGCCTACCCCCACGCCGACGAGGCAGGGTGCGTGCGCGTGTCGCGGTGGGCAACGGTAGGCTGGGGCGTGCTAGGCATTGGCTTCGCACTATTTGCGGCCCGATTGGAGAATCTGATTCAGGCTGTGAATATCCTGGGTTCCTTGTTCTACGGGGCTATGCTAGGGCTCTTTATGGTCGCATTTTTCCTGCCGAAGATTCAAGCAAAGGCAGCTTTTTGGGCCACGGTGGTAGGGCAGGCGGCTGTGCTCGCGCTGTTCAATACCACCGATATCGGGTATTTGTGGTTCAATATGATTGGGTGCGGGCTGGTAATTGGGCTGGCAGTGGTCATACAACGGGTGGCCTCACCCCCCAGCTCCCACTCCCGCATAGAGGGAGAGCCAGACGCGAGTCGTTAA
- a CDS encoding DUF2911 domain-containing protein, giving the protein MIATTLSKTTRVAGATFFATGLLLSAAAQAQINTPAASPISTITQRVGLTDVSITYSRPSAKGRVVFGSLRPYDVRWRTGANATTKIKFSDDVTVEGQKVAAGEYGIYSVPGKNSWTIVLSKDTKRGADVDGFKDEDNVAKFTVKPYRVTEKHETFTINFADLTPATANVTLEWENTGVKFGIKTDVDTKVMAQINDKVLNNASASAGDLAAAAVYYIDNNKDNKQALAWLKKANATDPKFWNLHTQAKLELKMKDKKAAIASAEQSKKLAANAKNDEYVKMNDALIAEAKK; this is encoded by the coding sequence ATGATTGCCACTACTCTTTCAAAAACGACCCGCGTAGCGGGAGCCACATTTTTTGCCACGGGTTTGCTGTTGAGCGCTGCCGCCCAGGCTCAAATTAATACGCCTGCTGCCAGCCCTATCAGCACGATCACGCAACGTGTGGGCCTTACGGATGTAAGCATCACCTACTCGCGGCCCAGTGCAAAGGGCCGTGTCGTGTTCGGCTCGTTGCGTCCCTACGATGTGCGCTGGCGCACGGGTGCCAATGCCACTACCAAAATCAAGTTTTCGGACGATGTAACGGTGGAAGGGCAGAAAGTAGCCGCTGGCGAATACGGTATTTACTCAGTACCCGGTAAAAATTCTTGGACCATTGTACTCAGCAAAGACACCAAGCGTGGTGCTGATGTAGATGGTTTCAAGGACGAAGACAACGTGGCCAAGTTCACGGTGAAGCCCTACCGCGTGACGGAGAAGCATGAAACCTTCACGATAAACTTTGCTGATCTTACCCCCGCCACGGCCAACGTGACGTTGGAATGGGAAAATACGGGCGTGAAATTCGGCATCAAGACCGATGTAGATACCAAGGTGATGGCCCAGATCAACGACAAGGTCCTCAACAACGCCAGCGCCTCGGCCGGTGACCTTGCTGCTGCAGCCGTCTACTATATCGACAACAACAAGGACAACAAACAGGCCCTTGCTTGGCTGAAAAAGGCCAATGCTACCGACCCCAAGTTTTGGAACCTGCACACCCAGGCCAAGCTGGAGCTGAAAATGAAGGATAAGAAAGCTGCTATTGCCTCGGCTGAGCAGTCGAAAAAGCTAGCCGCCAACGCCAAGAACGACGAGTACGTGAAAATGAACGACGCTCTAATTGCTGAGGCAAAGAAGTAG
- a CDS encoding ABC transporter ATP-binding protein: MARSGLNTSGNDVGTDAPKVKLNKESFRQGLRIFRFTLPYRTKFIIGLVLLTLSSATTMAFPWIIGKLADTASGHPVALPNGTLVTINQIALAFAGLILIQGLFSFGRIWFFTQVSEFTVRDIRQALYQKFVTLPIPYFERNRVGAITSRITSDVSVIQDSFSLTLAELFRQVTTLLAGIVFIMVVSVKLSMFMLLTFPPIVVLAMVFGRKIRVLAKATQDELAKTNVIVEETLQGINTVKAFTNEQFETGRYTSSLTKTVRAALRSNLYRGGFVSFVIIGLFGGIVLVLWRAATLVQSGQMTIGDLTQFALYTIFIGASVAGLGELYGKVQSTLGSSERILEILDEPAEPTHRPGATPLQIRGDIAYQHVAFRYPTRPDLAVLKDITFDIQAGEKVALVGPSGAGKSTIVQLLMQFYELSGGKIFIDGRDAALLDLTELRRHIGIVPQETILFGGTIRENIAYGDTSATDAEIIRAAKQANAWQFIESFPEGLDTLVGERGIKLSGGQRQRIAIARAILKNPAILILDEATSALDSESEKLVQSAMDELMVGRTSIIIAHRLSTIRKADKILVIDSGQIVEQGTHEELAHYDNGLYANLLKLQFELS; the protein is encoded by the coding sequence ATGGCTCGAAGTGGATTGAATACCAGCGGCAACGACGTCGGCACCGATGCGCCGAAGGTGAAGCTGAATAAGGAGAGCTTTCGGCAGGGGCTACGCATTTTCCGTTTCACGCTGCCTTACCGCACCAAGTTTATCATCGGTCTGGTGCTGCTCACGCTGTCCAGCGCCACTACCATGGCTTTCCCCTGGATTATTGGCAAGCTAGCTGATACCGCCAGCGGCCACCCGGTGGCTCTACCCAATGGTACACTAGTTACCATCAACCAGATTGCCCTGGCCTTTGCCGGGCTGATTCTGATTCAGGGTCTGTTCTCGTTTGGGCGCATCTGGTTTTTCACGCAGGTGAGCGAGTTTACGGTGCGCGACATCCGGCAGGCGCTCTACCAGAAGTTTGTAACCCTACCCATCCCCTACTTCGAGCGCAACCGGGTAGGCGCCATCACTTCGCGCATCACCTCCGATGTGAGCGTAATTCAGGACTCTTTTTCGCTGACGCTGGCCGAGCTGTTCCGGCAAGTGACGACGCTGCTGGCAGGCATCGTGTTTATCATGGTGGTGTCGGTGAAACTGTCGATGTTTATGCTGCTCACGTTTCCGCCTATTGTGGTGCTGGCCATGGTATTTGGGCGCAAAATACGGGTACTAGCCAAGGCAACGCAGGACGAGCTAGCTAAGACCAACGTGATAGTGGAGGAAACCCTGCAGGGCATCAACACGGTGAAAGCCTTTACCAACGAGCAGTTCGAAACCGGGCGCTACACGTCTTCCCTCACGAAGACCGTGCGGGCTGCGTTGCGCAGTAACCTCTACCGCGGCGGGTTTGTGTCGTTTGTAATCATTGGGCTGTTCGGCGGCATCGTGCTGGTGCTGTGGCGGGCGGCCACGCTGGTACAGTCTGGCCAAATGACCATTGGCGACCTCACGCAGTTTGCCTTGTATACCATCTTCATCGGTGCTTCGGTGGCTGGCTTAGGCGAGCTGTATGGCAAGGTGCAAAGTACGTTGGGCTCTTCGGAGCGTATCCTCGAAATCCTGGATGAGCCCGCCGAGCCTACCCACCGCCCCGGCGCTACCCCCCTGCAGATTCGGGGCGATATCGCGTACCAGCACGTGGCTTTCCGCTACCCTACCCGCCCCGACCTAGCCGTACTCAAGGACATCACCTTCGATATTCAGGCTGGCGAAAAGGTGGCGCTAGTGGGCCCCTCGGGCGCCGGCAAAAGTACCATTGTGCAGTTGCTTATGCAGTTCTACGAGCTGAGCGGCGGTAAAATCTTCATCGACGGCCGCGACGCGGCTCTGCTCGACCTTACCGAGTTGCGCCGCCACATTGGCATCGTGCCCCAAGAAACCATCCTGTTTGGTGGCACCATCCGCGAAAACATTGCCTACGGCGACACCTCAGCCACCGATGCCGAAATCATTCGGGCGGCTAAGCAGGCCAATGCGTGGCAGTTCATCGAGTCGTTTCCGGAGGGGCTAGATACGCTGGTAGGCGAGCGGGGCATCAAGCTTTCGGGCGGGCAGCGCCAACGCATCGCCATTGCCCGCGCCATCCTGAAAAACCCGGCCATCCTGATTCTGGACGAAGCCACCTCCGCCCTCGACTCCGAAAGCGAGAAGTTGGTGCAAAGCGCCATGGACGAGCTGATGGTAGGCCGCACTAGCATCATCATTGCCCACCGCCTCTCCACCATCCGCAAAGCCGACAAAATCCTGGTCATTGACAGCGGTCAGATTGTGGAGCAAGGCACGCACGAAGAGCTGGCACATTATGATAATGGACTGTATGCTAATTTGTTGAAGCTACAGTTTGAACTGAGTTAA
- a CDS encoding energy transducer TonB codes for MKHLFFICPLLLVGIMVQAQTPTPPAKQPVELRAGRMQAQRNPAANRPDVAPQFPGGAEAMSTFFQQQVKYPEAARVSNMAGDVVVQATIAADGKLQNPTVVQSLSPACDAEALRVLALMPAWKPATRKGQPVAVLVRVPVPFGNSKNLKVEQGKPKFE; via the coding sequence ATGAAACATCTGTTCTTCATCTGCCCGCTGTTACTTGTGGGTATTATGGTGCAGGCTCAAACTCCTACCCCGCCGGCCAAACAGCCTGTAGAGTTGCGCGCCGGCCGAATGCAGGCCCAACGTAACCCCGCTGCCAACCGTCCCGATGTAGCGCCGCAGTTTCCGGGCGGCGCCGAGGCCATGAGCACTTTTTTTCAGCAACAGGTAAAGTATCCGGAGGCGGCGCGCGTCAGCAACATGGCAGGCGATGTGGTAGTGCAAGCCACCATTGCAGCCGATGGCAAGCTGCAAAACCCTACCGTGGTGCAAAGCCTCTCCCCCGCCTGCGACGCTGAGGCCCTGCGCGTACTGGCCCTTATGCCCGCCTGGAAGCCGGCTACCCGCAAGGGCCAGCCGGTGGCCGTGTTGGTGCGCGTGCCCGTTCCCTTCGGTAACTCCAAGAACCTGAAAGTAGAGCAGGGCAAACCGAAATTTGAATAA
- a CDS encoding sodium:solute symporter encodes MSPTLILSLIAGYFVVLVIISVLTSRKATSESFFIANRNAPWYMVAFAMIGTSLSGVTFISIPGMVQGQAWSYMAVVLGYTVGYLVIGTVLMPLYYRLQLVSIYTYLEQRFGFWSYKTGAFFFLVSRAVGAAFRLFLVAGVLQFAVFDGLGVPFAVTVSVSILLIYLYTFRGGLKTILWTDTFQTMAMLVCVGVSIYLMADELNLGFAGLVKTVKESAMSQIYFSDPKDDKFFWKQFASGAFITIVMTGLDQDLMQKNLSCRNLQDAQKNMFWFTIAIVIVNVFFLSLGVLLYQFAATKGIALPTNPDTGKVIGDNVFPLLATNYFSLFAGVVFILGIIAVTYASADSALTALTTSFCVDMLDIKQYDEAKQKRLRQLTHFGFSLVLIVIILIFRAINDQSVITAVFKAAGYTYGPLLGLYSFGIFTGRGLHDRLVLPVCFAAPLITWFINANSKAWWGYEFGFEILILNGILTFLGLLLISRPTATRELNPAA; translated from the coding sequence ATGTCCCCTACCCTCATTCTCAGCCTGATTGCGGGCTACTTTGTAGTGCTCGTCATCATTTCGGTGCTGACTTCGCGCAAGGCCACCAGCGAATCGTTCTTTATTGCTAACCGCAACGCCCCCTGGTACATGGTGGCGTTTGCCATGATTGGCACCTCGCTGTCGGGCGTCACGTTTATTTCTATTCCGGGCATGGTGCAGGGGCAAGCGTGGAGCTACATGGCCGTAGTGCTGGGCTACACAGTAGGCTACCTGGTGATTGGCACTGTGCTGATGCCGCTCTACTACCGCTTGCAACTCGTGTCGATTTACACCTACCTAGAGCAGCGGTTTGGCTTCTGGAGCTACAAAACCGGGGCCTTTTTCTTTTTGGTTTCCAGGGCGGTAGGCGCGGCGTTCCGGCTATTTCTGGTAGCGGGCGTGCTGCAATTTGCGGTGTTCGATGGGCTGGGCGTACCGTTTGCCGTTACCGTGTCCGTCAGCATTTTACTTATCTATCTGTACACTTTTCGTGGGGGCCTCAAAACCATTCTCTGGACTGATACCTTTCAGACCATGGCCATGCTGGTGTGCGTGGGTGTGAGCATTTACCTGATGGCTGACGAGCTGAACCTGGGCTTTGCGGGCCTAGTGAAAACGGTGAAGGAAAGCGCCATGTCGCAGATTTACTTCTCCGACCCCAAGGACGATAAATTCTTTTGGAAGCAGTTTGCCTCGGGCGCCTTTATCACCATCGTGATGACCGGTCTCGACCAAGACCTGATGCAGAAGAACTTGAGCTGCCGCAACCTGCAAGATGCCCAGAAAAACATGTTCTGGTTTACTATCGCCATTGTGATTGTGAACGTATTTTTCCTGTCGCTGGGTGTACTGCTCTACCAATTTGCCGCGACCAAGGGCATTGCCCTACCCACCAACCCCGACACCGGTAAAGTCATCGGCGACAACGTATTTCCGCTGCTGGCCACCAACTACTTCTCCCTGTTCGCGGGCGTTGTGTTCATTCTGGGCATCATTGCCGTCACCTACGCCTCCGCCGACTCGGCCCTCACGGCACTTACTACCTCTTTCTGCGTGGACATGCTGGATATCAAGCAGTATGACGAAGCAAAGCAGAAGCGCCTGCGCCAGCTCACGCACTTCGGTTTTTCGCTGGTGCTGATTGTGATTATCCTGATTTTTCGAGCCATCAACGACCAGAGCGTGATTACGGCGGTTTTTAAGGCGGCGGGCTACACCTACGGGCCGCTGCTGGGGCTCTACTCCTTCGGTATCTTCACCGGCCGAGGCCTGCACGACCGGCTGGTGCTGCCCGTATGCTTTGCGGCGCCGCTCATTACGTGGTTTATCAACGCCAATTCAAAAGCGTGGTGGGGCTACGAGTTCGGCTTTGAAATCCTGATACTCAACGGCATCCTCACCTTTTTAGGCCTGCTGCTGATTTCTCGTCCCACTGCTACCCGCGAATTGAACCCTGCGGCGTAG
- a CDS encoding TolC family protein, protein MRIRFSVLTSWLTPLAILLPTLATLAQTPRLPAQAPGLEPAPLQTRQLARDRPPVDTAHIFSLQDLAELVFANHPVVKQAALLSEDARSQVQQARGNFDPKIGSGFDRKIFGGTDYYNNWANELKVPIWPGGIDLKVGYDRMVGTYVNPEYRTPLKGLAIAGLSVPLGQGLLIDARRSTLRQAKLMVNAAEADQVKQINEVWLEAAQAYWTWYYTYQQMLLIQEGVELAETRFQGTSRRAQLGDQAPIDSVEAQITVQDRLVQFEQLQVEQQNANLLLSNYLWNKDGQPAELPAYAVPQLPTLRTIDSLAFEELQDFAANRHPTLLKLDAKIRQLGIEERYRRELLKPTINVSGYLLSRGDFYRPEVPGYYDFGRDNYKVGVDFAFPLFLRKERGKLWQTRIKVQDANLEQQNSRRMIANQVSAKYNGLKAYERQLAVQEQTIVNQRILLQAELQKFELGESTIFLINARESKLIELRLKQESMRANYEKSLAELYYYAGTRTLGRDE, encoded by the coding sequence ATGAGGATTCGTTTTTCAGTGCTGACTAGTTGGCTTACGCCGCTGGCTATCCTATTGCCTACCCTTGCTACGCTGGCCCAAACGCCCCGGCTTCCGGCCCAAGCACCGGGACTGGAGCCTGCGCCTCTGCAAACCCGGCAGCTGGCTCGGGACCGTCCGCCGGTAGATACCGCTCACATTTTCTCGCTGCAGGATCTGGCCGAGCTGGTATTTGCCAATCACCCTGTGGTGAAGCAGGCGGCCCTGCTTAGCGAAGACGCCCGCTCGCAGGTGCAGCAGGCCCGCGGCAATTTCGACCCCAAAATAGGCTCGGGTTTCGATCGGAAAATATTCGGCGGTACCGACTACTATAACAACTGGGCAAATGAGCTCAAGGTCCCTATCTGGCCGGGTGGCATCGACCTGAAGGTAGGCTACGACCGCATGGTGGGCACCTACGTCAACCCCGAGTACCGTACTCCGCTTAAAGGTCTAGCCATTGCTGGCCTGTCGGTGCCGCTGGGGCAGGGCTTGCTGATTGACGCCCGCCGAAGCACGTTGCGCCAGGCCAAGCTAATGGTAAACGCTGCCGAGGCCGACCAGGTGAAGCAAATCAACGAAGTTTGGCTGGAGGCAGCCCAGGCTTACTGGACGTGGTACTACACCTACCAGCAGATGCTGCTTATCCAGGAAGGGGTAGAGCTGGCCGAAACCCGCTTCCAGGGTACCAGCCGCCGCGCCCAGTTGGGCGACCAGGCCCCCATCGACTCGGTGGAGGCGCAGATTACGGTGCAGGACCGTTTGGTACAGTTTGAGCAGCTACAGGTAGAGCAGCAAAATGCGAATCTGCTCCTCTCTAACTACCTCTGGAACAAAGACGGTCAACCTGCGGAGCTACCCGCCTACGCCGTGCCTCAGTTGCCTACCCTGCGCACAATCGACAGCCTGGCGTTTGAGGAGTTGCAAGATTTTGCAGCCAACCGCCACCCTACCCTGCTCAAGCTCGACGCCAAAATTCGACAGCTGGGCATCGAGGAGCGCTACCGGCGTGAGCTGCTGAAGCCTACCATCAACGTAAGCGGCTACCTGCTCAGCCGCGGCGACTTTTACCGCCCCGAGGTGCCTGGCTACTACGATTTCGGCCGCGACAATTATAAGGTAGGCGTCGACTTTGCCTTCCCATTGTTCTTGCGCAAAGAGCGTGGCAAGCTTTGGCAAACTCGCATTAAAGTGCAGGACGCCAACCTAGAGCAACAAAACAGCCGCCGCATGATTGCCAACCAGGTCAGTGCCAAATACAACGGCCTCAAAGCCTACGAGCGGCAGTTGGCAGTGCAGGAACAAACAATTGTCAACCAGCGCATTCTGTTGCAAGCCGAACTCCAAAAATTTGAGCTGGGTGAAAGCACCATCTTCCTGATCAACGCCCGCGAAAGCAAGCTCATCGAGCTACGCCTCAAGCAAGAAAGCATGCGCGCCAACTACGAAAAGTCGCTGGCTGAGCTGTATTACTACGCCGGCACACGCACGCTGGGTAGGGACGAGTAA